The genomic interval GGCAAAACGTTCaacagacgacgaggctctCGCGGATGACGCACGCGTTTCAAAAAACGCGGGCACTTCCAACTCCGGGCACGCAGTCACGGATCTTcatgcgcctccgcggcagtTGCATCGGCTCTCTCCCCTGCAGCTGAcacgccgcgaggctgcctCGATTTTCCCCTTCGCATTCGGAAAAGAGGTCCAGGGCACATGGCGAGATGTGCGATGCACGGAGGGATGAAGACGCCTTTTCAGGCGTCTCTTGGACTCGAGCGACAGGCCGCAGGActctcgcggctgcagcgcccggTGCCGCAAACGCATCCAGTCTGCGCCacgccccgcgccgccagctaTCGCGGGGCGGCAACGGCCTCCGCACACGCGTGGATTGATTCACAGACACGACAGCTGCGGGCGTCGAGCGAGACCGATCAGAGCTGAGTTGGCGACTATTCTATCCTCCTGGAGATCGCCCACGCGAAGGCTCGCGCTGGAGTCCGCGCGCAAGGCCTTGGTGCAGATTCGCAGCACGCAGGCTGTCTCACCCCTGCGGAATTCAATAAGGAAATCGCCCGTCTTcgcgctgaagacgcgcagcagcgtgccgcgcgccgaagctgtgccaagcagcgcgccgtcgctgctcaAACAGAGGAACGCGAGCGCGTTCGTGTGTGCGCCTGGGAAGTAGAGGAAAttcgacgcagaagaggaaagaagaaaatcTTGAAAAAGATATAGAAAAAACCGCACGCGCACGCACCGTGGATATACGACTCACCCAGGTAGAGATATGTTTGCATGTCAAGGGGTGCAGATACAGGTTCATCGAGAGGAGTGCTTGCCGTGTCCTTGACGAGGCACGCGTACCTCTGTGCCAACGCATTTTTCTGCGCACATACGCGTACGCTacgccttctcggcgtcaACACACAAAAGTGTAAAAACCTttataaataaatatatatatcgtTTTGAACACAAATGTATATAAATAAACATACATCTATTTGGATGGACGAAATGTCGCAGACCGTGGATGTGCACTGAGAGAGACCTACACACAGCTATGGAGGAGATCAACGGGGTCGCCGCAGTggtgcgtctgctgctgtcgcctgcACAGTGGAGACCCGAAaaaggaaagaaaaaaaggcagCAGCCACAGTCCACAGGCAAACTCGATAGTCTGACGAATACGAGTTCGCTTTCTTCATGTGCGACAGTCTCTACTCGCTGTTTAGCGTTTTTGAAGAGCCTCTCATGCATTTTTGGAGGTCCGCTCCAGCGGCTGGGCGGGGCGAAAAGCGAGTCTGCCTCCGGAAGAGATGCATTGGGCCTTCTCTTTGCTCCTTGAGGCACGTTAGGCTGCAGAAATTTTGccccttttttctgtttgttCAGGCACTCGGTGCTGCGCCTCCAACTCTACTTCGTTCTCTCACTCGTGGCGGAGTCCGCAGAGCCGAgggagctgctgcagtgcgcaggcgcgccgggaTCTTCGCCGTACACCAGCAGCTGTACCTGTCCCGTCTGAAGCGCTGCGAAGATCCGAAAAAGGGGAAAGTGGAGGACACAAACGCAAGTTACGAAGTCGCCGTTCAGAGGTTCTATCTGCGCGCCCGTCTagagggaggcagcgagccACGCCAAGCGACAGCAACAGACAAGGGAGTGAGGACTAGAGTCTCCGGCAGATCTATCTACACGCAACACtcgaagcagagaaaaaatCTTTCTGCACATTTGCATATAGGCAGAGGCTTGCGCGGGGCTACAAAAGCCGGCGAGTGCGTTTTTAGATGTTGCACATCTACGAGGCGAGTGAAGTCGCGCGGtttcgcatgcaggcgcgcgtcctcctaCGCACCGGGACAGGCCACGAGGACGTGAGAAGACAAGCCGAGACCTCCAGAAGACTGATCTTTgcgagaaaaagacgaagacgagaaagaagaagaagaggctgaggcgaaagaaggcagcgacgcagcggcgcagatcGCCCCTGGATCCGGCGCTGTGGATATCGTGTCGAGTAGCAGCAAGTCTCGCAGTCGATACACGCAGAGCTTCTCTGTGAGCATCACGAGCAACCTAAGACAGAAAAAACatgaaaaagagaaaacgcgacgCAACTctacgcagaggaggaaggccggGCTCGCGGCAGTCTCGCTTCACATGACGCATATCTTCCGATGCCTACGTCGATCTCCAGCCGTGCGTGAACGTCGCAACTCGGGCATGAGAACCTACGTAAATGTGCGCCAGCTATCATTCTATAAATACGCGTACGGGTATATGCACGCACGCACACTACACAGTGTACATATATGAAGCCAAACATAAATAAAataatatataaatataaatatatataagtatgtAGCCACTTAAGTGAGTGCAGATGGCCGCCCTCGGATAGTTCCCACGAAGGGCGTCACAGCCTTCACTCGCCACGCAGGCAGAGGCCCTTTCGGAGGGCGTTTTTCGCAGTACCTCAACTTCTGCGAGTCCCTTCACGTATGGATAACTCTAAACCCTGGAAGGAGAGATTTAGAAAACCGAATATCGCTGCTAAGCCAGCGTCACAAGGCGCGCTGAGGTGGGCTGAGAAGCATGCCTACACTTCTTTGAGCAATTGAACTCCTCGAATCGGCGAGTGAaactgcagctgcgcgatgACTTTTTCCTGCCGGTCATCCCAGAGGACGCAGGCATCTCCGCTCCaacgcgtctcgcgctcgaGGTCTTCTCGCAGACGCTTAGGCCAGTAAAGCGCCGAGGGTTGACCTGAAGACAAACTCTCGCAACAACGACAGCGAGTCACTTCACCTACTGCAGACAGGGCTGGCTTTTTTTTGCTGCGGCAAGCGTGACACACCCCCACGCTCTATCGGGCGCCTCTGAGCGCCCTTGTTCGCGCAGTCCCaccctctgcagccttgccaCGCCACCCAGCgcgtagtatatactcccctGAAAAAGCAGATTTTacataaataaatatatatatatagtgtACACAGCGCTAGAAATCCCgtttagtaagtgtaacagGGAGTCTAACTCGCGGCGTAAAAGGCGCATGCACTCGACGCGAAAGTGCGCGGCCCTGCGCGTGCGGCCGttctttctttctcgtcttccagCGAAACAGCCTACTTCCGACAAGCGCGAGGATGTTGCAAGTAAAAAGCATCTCGGCGATCAGCAACCCCTTCTCTGTCTGTTCATCGAGGCCGGGATCCCAGGCCTGCGAGCTCTTCCAAAAGTCATTTGTCAAATCTGAAAAGAAACGAAGCGcacgcccgcagaggcgcgcggttTCACAGCAGCTGCCTCAGGTTCGGCTCCACGGCCTGTCGtgcgtctggcgccgcggactcGGCGCTGCTTGCGCCGGCTTTTTGCACCTCACGGGTGCCGTTGTGACCGCTTTTCTTTGCTTTCTCCTTCCCTCTCCCCCGTCGTgtccgcttcgccttctcgctttgattacgcgccgcctccctccgccgctgctgctgttttGCCTTCCTTCATTCAGCGACGCGCACTGCCAGAGCTGTTCCGTGCCGCGCTATCTGTCTGCGACACAGCCGCCTCCGCTAGTCTAGAGGTTAGAGCCTTTTGCATCATCTCGTTACCTCGCGCGAACGTTTTTTGCAGCGGCTCAGTGGAATAGAtgacgaagccgcgcgaggtcgccagcgcgacgcaggaggcATCTTGGTTAAAGGCGACGCTGTTGATGCGCTCCTTCTCTCGGCtagcggcgctcgccgcctgcgtcaccTGCTCGCAGGCCTTCTCCTTCCAGGACCTCGCGCCAGCGGggaacggcgacgcagcagcagctgcagaagcgcccctatccgcggtcgcctctcgGCGCAAGCTTGACTCCActccgcctcgagcgcgcggagagaaaaagaggcgcCGCATGGGGTCgacgagaagaggaaagaaaggAGATCAAAGCAGGCAAAGAGAAGAGGGGGGAAGACGAAAAAGCGCCTTCGGCCGCACGGAAGAGGGATCCCTGGAGAGAACGCCACGCACAGCTTCAGAGAAACCGGACGACCTAAACGTCGTgggaaggaggaagcagagaccgCGCGGCGCAAGCTCTCGCGTCTAGGAAAGGAATAGAGAATGAAAAACAAGACGGAAgtctcgctggcgcgcgggAAAAGCGAGAAACAAAAGAGGGGACGGTTTGAAAAGGACTTGCGTAGCTCGAAAATCCTAAAAATAAAGCACCTGTTggcggcagagagacaggacaGGGGCAGTCGGTGTTTGTCTCCTTTTTGCTATTTTTATTTAGAATTTGAGTTCATTTCACAATTTTTTTGCGGCCTTGAGGAGTTCGGCGGGTTTATcccgccgtcgcagccgaggaaaacgaagaagagaaaaagcataggggagaagagagaagcgggTGCGGGAGGCTGAGAAATAACACCGCCGACGGAATGCAAAGAGGCGgaaagagcgacgcggaggaaaatAGGGCAATCGTGGAccgtgcagctgcgcaggcagacgaaggggagaagaaaagaaagaagaagagcaggTAGCGAAGAAAACAGGAGACGCAAGGCACATCCCTAAGGCattctctctccttccctagactcgctcgcctcgccgcgactcCTGGCGTCGAGCCTCTGTGGCGCGGTGCTGCTGAAAGCGTTTGCTACCTCCAGGAGGTCTGCTTCTTTGTCTCATGTGCCCCCCCCCGTGTCTCTGTGCTTGCAATTTGAAGAAGGGATTGGATGCAAGTTACATATTCATCCGCGATTTTTGCTGTCTTTCGCATCTCCTAAACGAGACAAGGAGTCTCGGCGttgaggcgcgcggcctcagcaGATACGCTctaggcgcgcgaggcgggttTTACGCGAAATCCGCGTCTCAAAGCCATAAGAAAAAAAGGCGGCGGTATGGAGAAGGAAAGAAACGGCAGAGGAGAATGAAAAGCGGAGAAAGGAGTCGCGGAGATGCctcagcgaggcgtcgctcgcgctgggcgcggcTTGTCGCATGCCCGCGTCGATGGCGCGTCGTCTGTCTCCAAGGAAGTCAGCCGAAGGCGAAAATCTGATCTGACATGCACCGTGCTGGAATATTCACTGGAAAGGTACACAgaaaggaaggcgaggcaaaAGAGAGACAAAAGGAAATGAAGCGGCGAAGATCGCTCGAATGCAACGGCGCATGTCCTTGTGGTGTTGCATGCGCCTTTTCGAGGCGTTTGATGCAGTTTTCAACTTTCTCCTGCGTGCTGCGAGTTGCGAGCTCGAAACATAGGAAGCACATCAGACAGCTTATAATGCCTTGAAGACTGATATCGTCGTAGGTGTGTTCCCTTTGCGTCAGCATGTGCGGTGGatgcggcgagagcgcgggCACAAAGTGTATATGCTTTATcactcgcccgcgccgcgggtgATTCTTGTAACTCGGTCTTTGTCGCGCGTATCTACCTGCTGGCGATGcagcacacacgcacgcgcgtAAATGCCGCTCTTTTTGCTTCGTGTCAACCCGAAGACTTgaaggcctgcgcggcgtgtAGAGGCGTATGCCCGCGATCTGAATCGGATCGCGAACGCGGGGTGACCAGGGGCGATACTGACTCGAGtttccgccgcgtcttctccatCTCTGTACACCTCgtgaagcggcggaggcaggctgAGAAGCATCTGCTTTCGAGGCCCTCGCACGTTGACTGACGCCTCGCTTTAAGATGTTTAGGCTTCAAGTTCAgagcgcggctcgctgcccGCCACGATGGCTGAACGGGTAAGTGTCGGGGCGAGTAGCCCTCTCTTGCGGTCAGGCACATTGACGGTTGCGCGGCAGTTCCACTGCATGCAGGAGTACCCACAGAAAAAGCTGTGGAGGTGCCGTCgatgcgcagcggcagcgactgCGTGGCGATCCTCTCCCTGGCGCAGCACGCAGCTGGGAAACGAAGCGCTGGCAGAGCGCCTGACCTTGCATTGCTATCAATCCGATACGAAAAGGCGCTCACTGCATTCGTCTATGCTGAGTAACTAAACCCTAGAAAGTCTCGAATCTGGGGGCGGAGCACAGCTGGTCGATACTAAAACAGTTTAACGTATTTGTGACGCCGACCCAGATAGCCACCGCTTGCAAGTATGCAGGTATAGAGTGGAGTTGGtatacagagagagagagggtcCAATAGATAGGTAGTGGCGGCAGGTAGCAGCTCACAGAGGTTGATGTGAAAAAGAGATATACCGGCGTCTCGCCATCTTACTATAATTCCTTTCGTCCTGCCGAGTGCTTACGGAAAACTGCGCCGACAGCACGCCCAAACGCAACCTACAGGTCCCCAGACGCAGCTGCTCTGCGCCACaaagcgaggccgcgccggtgACTCGCCGCTCACAAAAAACGGTTTCTTGCAGGCGCGTGCAAGCATATCGCCTGCTGTCGCGGTCCCGCGTGAAACAGCTGCAACGTGGACGCGTCGTGCCATGGCTACCAGACTCGAGGGACCATATTTTAATtttacatacatatacatacaaatttatatatatatatatatatatatatatatatatgcgtgtcGTGTGCCACTAGGCggatgcgcatgcgtgtatgtgcacgagtttttttttttttgcgtcgAGCGCTGCGTGACAAGCGCCGGAGGTTGCGCACGTTGAGAGGAAGGacgagcgcgggcgaggctgtcaggccgcgagggcggctgGTCGCGTGAACGGCAAGCAAACAGACAATGCCTCACGCGTAAAAGACGCAGCGACAATACGACCGCCTCTTGAGCATCTCTGGAAGAAACAAAAATAGTAGGGGAGACACCAGGGCAAGCGAGACGGGAGAGCAGGTCTGCGAAACTCgaacgcgcgaagagcgagagtCCTGCATGCAGGCTTCGGCCTAGCAGACTAAGACCAGATTAGAGACGTGAGAGACTGGGAAAGAAGGGAACTGAAGTGTCGGAGGAAAAGCGACACGGAGCGTAGATCTAGAGAGGAAAGCGGAACGAAGCAAGCCCGGTCGAGTTGCAAAGAAGCACCAGTTTTGTGCGCGAGAGATATGCGCAGATTCGTCTCCCTGGAGTGTTCACGAGGGTGCTTTTGCATCTACCTCTTCGCGGGGTTGTCTGCTCCCTTGTCGGGCTGGAAGCCGCCTAGCCTCTCACGCACGGTCTTCTCGCGCAACTCTCGCTCCTCCGTCCTGCGCTTCTCGATGAGATCTTTGACTGAGTGCATCTGAAAGAAGTTGTTCTGTTCGCGGAAGACGACCGGCAtcggcaggcgaggcgcgattGCTTTGAACGCGGCAAAGTTCGGCTGAACCTCGGGGAAAGGATGGAAGGGGTTCACCTGCGGAATGTGAAATAGGATGCGGCCTGTACGGACAGCACAACGCAGCATACAGATCCTCGTTGTTCCACTCCCGCACGCAGCACGGGGaccgcccgtcgccgcgcaaCAACAAGAAGACGCGCAACACCTCCGGAGCGTCATCacgcggagagaaaaacgcgaagagaaggcggccGATCGGACGCACATTCGGCCGCGATCCCCATCGGGCCcctgagaggcgcgcgaagtcGCTCCTCCCCCAACAAGCAAACGCGGTGTCTCCCCGCGACTCACCTgcaggcacgcgcgcgacgaagcGATCGATGCTGCCTTTTCCCTGTCCCATCTTCGTTCCCTCCGGTTTCCGCGTCACCGCGTAGGTCGCGTGGACGTTCGCATGAACCTCCTTGGTCCGCCCCAAGTGTCTGAAAcaaaaaaacagagacaaAGGAAAACCGCTCGGCGACAGCTACCCAAAACGCGTTCACACACGGCCCCGAGGCTCCCCCCCgtgccctcccccccccccccccccccccccccccccccccccccccccccacaagccgacggagagagaaagaggcacTCGACGGAGACACGCGTGGAACAGGCGACGGCCATGGATATGGAGTGGCGAAGCGATGAATTCTCTGCGCGTTCGGCACCGGCTCTATCGCGCAAGGcccgttcgccgcggcggcttcggTCGGGAGAGCGGGGGCCCCGAGAGCGTCGCTCTCACCTTCTCAGAATGCGACGCGCATCCTCGAGCTGCTCGGCCGTCACTCGGtgaggagcgacggcgacgaggctctTGCCTAGGCGGACCTCATGGCTGACTGCTGGAGGAATGCGCCCAATGGGCACTTTGATGCGAACCTCTTGCGGGAGTTTGAAGCGAACGGGCGGCATTTTGcgcgaaaacagagagaaaCAGAGCGAAGCGAGCCGGAACGACAGCTCAGCGCGCCCACAGTGaacacatatgcatatacgctctctatatatacatacagcTATACACAAGCGTACACGCATATGATTACGGTTGCCGGAGTGGAGGAATaccgcgccgcagcttggCCCTGggagacacagaggagaaggaaagaagcgaaaaagTGACTCCCGCCAGAACGGGCAACGCGACAAGAGGGCTGACTGCAAGAGCGAGCGCGTGTCGTCCCAGAGCGCGCAGAAaatggagagagaagacccGAGGGAGTCCACGCCACACACCGAAGTCTTGAAGCGACACGGGCGCGGGGTGTAGAAACACCCcgagagacgagaagcagTTGGAGGCCGGGGAAGGAAACCAATCCTTTGGCCTCTGGCAGGAAGAAGCAGGAAGCAGGCAAGAGCACGAATGAcggaagaaagacgaaaattaagaagcgcgagcgagggagaCCCCTACAGAGCCCGCCGCTCGTCACGGAGCTTGGCGGGATACAGGAGGCCTGCGCACCGGGCGGGAAACCTCTGCGCAGCGGAAAGCAAGCAGCGGAAAGCGGAGAACCGCAGGTAATTCGTCCCGAcacagaggcgaggaaaGCCAGCAACCGAGCGCGTTGATGGCGGTTGCCTCCTTCGGGGCCATCTCACGCTTTCCCGAACAGACTGAGGCCGAAGAGGCAAAAGCGGCGCCCGGAGAGAACCGGAAGTCGCGCGAGAAAGACAGGAGAAGACTCAAATCAACAGAAACCAGTCCTCTTTCTCATATCTTGAAAGATGTCCGCGGGAGGAAAGCCCGCCACATCTCTTGCAGCCGGCCATGCATCGCGTTGACCCCGGGAAAAacctcgcccgcggaggaTGCTGAAAAAGATAAGACGTCGCCTCTTCAGTTACAAGACGGACAAAAGGCGTTGGATCGGAATGTTCTGGACGATTTACAGGGAAAAACAGCCGTCCAGGGGGCTGTGCGATCGATTTTTCGCATCGCatgcaggcgctcgcgaatGCCTTCTCCCCGAGGCACAACCGAGACGGCAGCGCGGACTTTTCAGCGACCCTACGAACGCTGTGAATCGGCGTGAGCCGCATTCTCACATTCTCAGAgaggcgcctgtcgccgccgtAGTCTCTTGAGTCTCTCCCTGTATCGGCAAGCCTTATCTCTTCTTCCCGGATGCTAGACTATTTCGCGGCTGAGTGTGTGCTGCGAGCTCTGCATCAGACACGAGCGCGAAACACGACTTGGGAATGAATTCCATCCGGTTTGAGACGCCCTCGAAACAAATCTGTTTTGTGAAAGCAAAGCGAGACTAGTCTCCGGCGGTGATCGTCCAGGCCTGTCGCCCGCCCGACGGCCCTCGAGGCGcacgtctgcgcgccgcggc from Besnoitia besnoiti strain Bb-Ger1 chromosome XI, whole genome shotgun sequence carries:
- a CDS encoding WD domain-containing protein (encoded by transcript BESB_021850) — protein: MRRLFFSPRARGGVESSLRREATADRGASAAAAASPFPAGARSWKEKACEQVTQAASAASREKERINSVAFNQDASCVALATSRGFVIYSTEPLQKTFARDLTNDFWKSSQAWDPGLDEQTEKGLLIAEMLFTCNILALVGSQPSALYWPKRLREDLERETRWSGDACVLWDDRQEKVIAQLQFHSPIRGVQLLKEVLLVMLTEKLCVYRLRDLLLLDTISTAPDPGAICAAASLPSFASASSSSFSSSSFSRKDQSSGGLGLSSHVLVACPALQTGQVQLLVYGEDPGAPAHCSSSLGSADSATNFLLSSSASNFLYFPGAHTNALAFLCLSSDGALLGTASARGTLLRVFSAKTGDFLIEFRRGSNPASITSMSFSPDLRFLAACSGTGTTHVYRLSTEAACDGASRPPASRAGGGEPHASSRSEAAQESPKEGSKSGFFGALGPYFQHQWSFAQWRLPSKDCAAICAFAQHERDTLYVISAEGHFYKLRLDPVNGGVMTKVLCESLLPP
- a CDS encoding putative 50S ribosomal protein L16 (encoded by transcript BESB_021860): MPPVRFKLPQEVRIKVPIGRIPPAVSHEVRLGKSLVAVAPHRVTAEQLEDARRILRRHLGRTKEVHANVHATYAVTRKPEGTKMGQGKGSIDRFVARVPAGRILFHIPQVNPFHPFPEVQPNFAAFKAIAPRLPMPVVFREQNNFFQMHSVKDLIEKRRTEERELREKTVRERLGGFQPDKGADNPAKR